AACGGCTAAAAAccacgatcacagacttggaacaaAGTCTAGTGCATAGCTCCATGCTAATGTCGTATAcactttgtatttgtatttgcacacctttatttcattgctgccctacatttaaacttacacattttacaaagttttataaatatattcaaattatgagtagtttacagtattacttagtatcttaggatatgaaagcttacaatgatttagatagttatatATTAGGAAGCTTTTAAAGTAGGTTATCACTTTTTGAGGTTTTGGCGGACGAATCACGGACACAAGTCACTTGTTTTGTGTACGTATATTATAATGAATTATGAAGATAGTGCAAGCATTAAAAGTGATATCTTCACTTAATTGCCTTTAACACAAGTGTTATGCCTGACTTTCCATACAAATGTAGATACCTTGTTGCACGGGCACTACTGCACTGTTCACGGCTTACGACCGATTTTCGTATCTTGGAGATGACGTTGTATCATGTGCTATCAGTTGACACGGTCGTGTGCCTGAGAGTCGACTTTGTTGCTCGGAAAACTTTAACGAATTATGACGTTTAATATGACCTGTACCTTTTAAatcgatttttgaaaaaaattactttactgTTCATTCAGACAAAACTAAAGCACCGTTTGTGCTCTGGAGTGCTTCGATGGAACCCTCAGTTTCACTGACTGCCAGAACAGCAAAAAGtgccaagtgcgcacgcgcgaAAACTGGAACACGCCCATTATGCTAAGTGGGCCCCTGGGGAAAATTGATGCGCGTACGGGTCTCACACTCACTGGTGTGGTACTGGATATTATAAGCTCTATAATAGAACAAGAATCAGCAGTGACTCGACGTGACTTGTGGGCGTTAGATTCAGTGGTCTCCCAAcccaaccccaccccaccccatggcgaactgtgtacaaacttcaaTGATATGTGGtttgatagcgccctccttCTATGTTAATATTTTCCAATGGGGTACAGAATCTCTGGGGAGAGAATCTCCTGCCACCGACAGCCGCATCCAACAAATGATGATGAATTCATTTTAACTGCTTTAACTTGAACAGGTGTTTACTTCGTTTTTCAACATTTAAGTAATGGGAGTCTCTCAGTGAGTGAAACCATGGTGGCGAAACATATAACTTGTCAATTCACCTGatgatgtcaattttttttattttaagattacTTTTTGGGTGTGGTACGTGTGCGTGCATGCACGCATGCTGATGGGGAGATGTTTTACTTCCATCTAGCTCACACCAACAGGTCGAACTATTTGACACAGAAGCCATGGCATCATTGGCAAGCATTCACTTGTCTCGGCCAGCTCATAATTATGTTCCGGGTGTTGCTTTCGGCTGTTCACTGCGTCATCATTAGAAAAAGATAAGCTTGTCACACTCTTCCGAGTGGCAAGCTTCTCTTGCGTTTAATGACAAGCTGGCGTCAACCAAGGCATGTTGGACATGGTGTAGACGGGCTAGATCACCCCAAAGAAACCGACCATCAGTCGATTAGACGCGGCGTTCGAGTGAAACTTGCTCTTGACTAAAAACTACCTGAAACCAGCAATAAACATAGCCTAACCATCTGACGTCAcctcgaggctcgtgaataaaaAACGCCAGAGATGAGTGGCCTCTCGCCCCGTGTATCTTCACCTTTCgatcacctacattcatttctaGAGACATGTAGTCAAATTCTGCACCAACTTTACATGCAAGTACATCCACATGCATGTACTGTACTGTATACAAAATACACACGTTGATACAGCATGCAtacgaccgaaagtaagctttccataatCTGTGTTTTGGATTGGTCCAAAGtaatgtttgtcagctgcacaaCCAttacctcagaccaatcaaaacacagatacggAAGCTTTTAGCCACTGCATAATGtaaaatgatatcattgtatccaattgaATCACTGTGTCTGAATAGCAAGCAGCAAGTACCTGTCGTCAGTCTTCATCCGTGCGGATAAGGGGCCCAGTCTAAAGTAAACACTTGCGTGAATGTCGGTTATTGTCGAGGGTTAAtcaacaagagggcgctattccaCAGCAGGCGGAGCATAAGACACGCCCATTTATGTTAATTAGCCCATGatcgtcctaggaaaaaaatatacacaTAAATGTGCACGCCACCAATCGGCAAATGATGAGAGCAGCATGCAACAATCATGGCGTCCTCGTACAGACTCCACACCATTGCTAACCAACTGGGCCGTCTTCGTATGGGAAGCAGTGTGTTCTCCCATGCATCTATGAGATATGCATCATCGGTTCCTCCCCACATTACCAAGGCTGAAGACTGGTGGGGAAAATGTAGTCGCGTCAAAGTTCTAGACGGAGAGATGACTTATTATGACTCTGATCCGGATCAATCCAAATCCAAAGATGCTGTAGTGTTCTTGCACGGGAATCCGACCTCATCCTTCTTGTGGCGAAACGTTATACCACACATTGAGGGTAGTTCAAGATGTCTTGCTCCTGATCTGATTGGTATGGGTAGGTCCAGCAAGTTACCAATTCAGTATAGGTATAGAGAACATTACCGATACCTGAAGGCTTGGTTTGACACTATGAATCTCCCGCATAAGGTGTCTATTGTTTGCCATGATTGGGGATCAGGGCTTGGCTTTCACTGGTGTCACATGCACTCAGATCGGATCAAGTCTATCATTCACATGGAAAGTTTAGTAAGCACTGTTCCAGACTGGAGCGTGTTTCCGGAAATTGCAAAGCAGTTTTTTCAAGCTCTTCGGTCCGAAGCTGGAGAGGATATGGTTCTGGAAAATAACCTCTTTGTAGAATTGTTATTTCCCAAAGCTGTTATGAGAGAGCTTGGTGATGATGAGATGGAAGCATACCGTGAGCCATTCCGCAACAAAGGTGAAGATCGTCGTCCAACCCTAACCTGGCCAAGAGAAATCCCATTGGAGAATGAAGGACCTCAAGATGTTGTTGCCGTCATTAATGCCTATAGTGATTGGTTGAAAACCACTTCAACCATTCCCAAACTGTACATTGATGCTGAACCCGGTTTCTTCTCTCCGAGCATCCGTATTGGGTGTGCAACTTGGCCGAATCAGAAAACAATCTCTGTCAAGGGTCTGCACTTCTTGCAGGAAGACTCACCAGATGACATTGGCAAAGCCATAAAAACATTCCTTAAAGATGTGTAACAGTAAAGTGAATGCTGTGAAATGACGAGAGGGGAACGGCAGCAGAGCTACAGAACATTCAGGCTCTCATCTCTGTTTTTGATTTTCAAAAGGAtcaacttgtcaaattttctgGCTGGTATCTATTTTGTTACACTTTACATTGCTAGGTAACTCAGTGGCATAACCAATGGAGGTGGCTGAGGATGGGTACCGGTTAGAGTTGCAAAGATCAGGAgtgctttaaagggtttgagtactttttgtaggacacaaaacaatgTACACTGATTTACTTTTCTTGCTGAggggctgtagtttttaagaaatgagtaaaacaatgtaacacaaataattgttaatacCAACAATACTGGTAAATAGAttgtacatgataaaataaggttcatacacaaattatttttgttatattgttttagtaacttctcaaaaactacagcacctaagcaaGTAATATGAATTTGAAGAGACGCTTTCTACCACCATCTtcaaagtggacactattggtaattgtctaagattAGACTtcacctcaacatatgcataaaataacaaacctgtgaaaattttagctcaatcagtcgtcgtggttgcgagataataatgaaagcaaaaacaaccttgtcacacgaagttttgagtaattaccaatcctgaccaatagtgtccactgcctataatgtaaatctgtagacattgtgtttcgctacaaaaagtaaccaaaccCTTTGAGCAACCACTTTGTGGTAATGTTGCAATATAATGAACACGTTCATAAAGCAAGGAACATGCGACACCTGCAACCCAGTAGAGTAGAGTAGTGTGACCAACAAAACACTGGTATTTTTAGTGCAACCTGCAGTTTGGCTTACTCTATGGTCAGTTAATGATAGCTGAACAAGAATTAAATTTAGTTTCGATTAAAGGGTTCTATTTTAAGCCCATTTGATTGTAaaaatttcatgttttatttCACACTGTTACAAATTGTAGTACACCAATTTATAGTAAGTTCAACTGTTATA
The sequence above is drawn from the Asterias rubens chromosome 9, eAstRub1.3, whole genome shotgun sequence genome and encodes:
- the LOC117294766 gene encoding coelenterazine h 2-monooxygenase-like, translated to MASSYRLHTIANQLGRLRMGSSVFSHASMRYASSVPPHITKAEDWWGKCSRVKVLDGEMTYYDSDPDQSKSKDAVVFLHGNPTSSFLWRNVIPHIEGSSRCLAPDLIGMGRSSKLPIQYRYREHYRYLKAWFDTMNLPHKVSIVCHDWGSGLGFHWCHMHSDRIKSIIHMESLVSTVPDWSVFPEIAKQFFQALRSEAGEDMVLENNLFVELLFPKAVMRELGDDEMEAYREPFRNKGEDRRPTLTWPREIPLENEGPQDVVAVINAYSDWLKTTSTIPKLYIDAEPGFFSPSIRIGCATWPNQKTISVKGLHFLQEDSPDDIGKAIKTFLKDV